In the Aneurinibacillus soli genome, one interval contains:
- a CDS encoding ABC transporter ATP-binding protein yields the protein MKNVLEVKNLTKIYQNGRGIRDISFDILAGDVYGFLGPNGAGKTTVMKIIMGLCRAQKGEVKIFGHDSTTQPERAWQHVGAMIENAVVYEYMSGYKNLLLASRFYKDVTPARIDEVLEMVDLAPFKHEKAAGYSLGMKQRLGLAAALLSKPKFMILDEPTNGLDVEGTVKVREIIIHLAREHQVTFLLSSHLIHEMQMVCNKIGIINNGQVIKEGLVADLLHNEDETLESFFIKQIREGREERAK from the coding sequence ATGAAGAACGTACTGGAAGTAAAAAACCTTACGAAGATTTATCAGAACGGCAGAGGCATACGGGATATCAGTTTCGACATACTTGCGGGAGATGTCTATGGCTTTCTTGGTCCGAATGGAGCCGGTAAGACAACTGTGATGAAAATCATCATGGGCTTGTGTCGGGCACAGAAGGGGGAAGTAAAAATTTTTGGACACGATAGTACGACACAGCCAGAGCGGGCCTGGCAGCACGTAGGAGCTATGATCGAAAATGCTGTTGTGTATGAATATATGAGCGGATATAAAAATTTACTTCTTGCTTCGAGGTTCTATAAAGATGTAACCCCGGCAAGAATAGATGAAGTGTTAGAAATGGTTGATTTAGCACCGTTTAAGCACGAAAAAGCAGCCGGTTACTCATTAGGCATGAAACAAAGACTCGGTCTGGCAGCTGCTTTGCTGTCAAAACCGAAGTTTATGATTCTTGATGAACCGACGAATGGGCTCGATGTTGAAGGAACGGTAAAGGTCAGGGAGATCATCATTCATCTTGCCAGAGAACATCAGGTTACTTTTTTACTTTCCAGCCATCTCATCCATGAAATGCAAATGGTATGTAATAAAATTGGCATTATTAACAACGGACAAGTCATCAAGGAAGGACTGGTTGCTGACTTACTACACAACGAGGACGAAACACTGGAAAGTTTCTTTATTAAGCAGATAAGAGAAGGAAGGGAGGAGAGAGCGAAATGA
- a CDS encoding DMT family transporter, with the protein MGWLFVFLAAVSEMVGVVGLKLYSQNKTIRNGSIYIGGLGAAFAFLYASFNYLQVSIAYSVWIGMGTAGAVLLNMVFFGESKNAARIVSLIAIVIGVTGLKSLS; encoded by the coding sequence GTGGGTTGGTTATTCGTCTTTTTGGCGGCAGTAAGTGAGATGGTCGGGGTAGTTGGACTTAAGCTGTATAGTCAAAATAAAACGATACGAAATGGATCGATCTATATAGGCGGGCTTGGAGCGGCCTTTGCATTTTTGTACGCATCCTTCAATTATTTGCAAGTGAGTATAGCGTATTCAGTGTGGATTGGTATGGGAACGGCTGGTGCTGTTTTGCTAAATATGGTTTTCTTCGGAGAGTCAAAGAACGCAGCACGTATTGTTAGCCTCATTGCCATCGTAATTGGTGTAACAGGATTAAAGTCCCTATCGTAG
- a CDS encoding sensor histidine kinase, translated as MSIKVRLLLSYIAMLIVPVVLTIVVALILTVTNVGSIRNLTHLGETEQNLLQEGAKIFTDIKVTADQNPEQLKSSAYLAKLDQKLSIINTGIIVRQDNDVIYASKLFNGEDIVEHLPRFGHHHEETHDPEFIGNHLYLIKQHDFHFKNKQAGSIFLLTNVGPIGQFAHKLIIMMGFAVILIIICTNGILTYTVSRSIIKPLRSLKKAAEQIKEGNLSFAMEPYRKDEIGELAAAFEEMRLRLKASVEQQLQYENNRKELISSISHDLKTPITAIKGYVEGIMDGVADSSEKRERYMKTIYTKANDLDKLIEQLFLFSKLDVKKLPFNFENIDMNRYVADCTEEMQFDIERSGITLTYHTDIEEPLIVIADRENLKRVMTNIVENAVKYMKRENGTIDVYITANQEMVTIKVQDNGQGISGDRLPFIFDIFYRADVSRNSATGGSGLGLAIAKRIIEEHGGRIWAESIEGKGTNILFTLKRVQVEKRGEENGENPHY; from the coding sequence ATGTCCATAAAAGTACGACTTCTGTTATCTTACATTGCGATGCTGATTGTTCCAGTCGTTTTAACCATTGTGGTTGCTTTGATTCTAACGGTAACGAACGTAGGAAGTATTCGCAACCTAACTCATCTTGGTGAGACCGAACAAAACTTACTGCAAGAAGGGGCTAAAATATTTACAGATATAAAGGTAACAGCCGATCAAAACCCGGAGCAGCTAAAAAGCAGTGCGTATCTTGCGAAGCTCGATCAAAAGCTCTCCATTATTAATACAGGCATTATTGTCAGGCAGGATAACGATGTCATTTATGCTTCGAAGCTATTTAACGGAGAGGATATCGTGGAACACCTTCCGAGGTTTGGTCATCATCATGAGGAAACACATGATCCAGAATTTATTGGGAACCATTTGTATTTAATTAAGCAGCATGATTTTCACTTTAAAAATAAACAGGCAGGAAGTATATTTCTACTGACAAATGTAGGCCCGATCGGTCAGTTTGCACATAAGCTTATCATTATGATGGGATTTGCCGTTATACTGATTATTATTTGTACAAATGGAATCTTAACTTATACAGTTTCGCGAAGCATCATTAAGCCGTTAAGATCGTTAAAAAAAGCAGCGGAACAAATTAAAGAAGGAAATCTAAGTTTTGCTATGGAGCCGTATCGCAAAGATGAAATCGGTGAACTTGCTGCAGCGTTCGAAGAAATGCGACTCCGATTAAAAGCTTCGGTAGAGCAACAGCTCCAGTATGAAAATAACCGAAAAGAATTAATCTCGAGTATTTCCCATGATCTTAAAACCCCGATTACTGCGATTAAAGGATATGTAGAGGGGATTATGGATGGGGTGGCCGATTCGTCGGAAAAGAGAGAGCGATACATGAAAACGATTTATACAAAAGCGAATGACCTTGACAAACTGATTGAGCAGCTATTTCTCTTTTCCAAACTGGATGTAAAGAAACTTCCGTTTAACTTTGAAAACATCGATATGAATCGATATGTAGCAGACTGTACCGAAGAAATGCAGTTTGATATAGAGAGAAGTGGAATTACGCTTACGTATCATACAGACATTGAGGAACCGCTGATCGTTATCGCTGATCGAGAGAATCTAAAGCGAGTCATGACCAATATTGTGGAAAATGCAGTGAAATATATGAAGCGGGAGAATGGAACCATAGATGTATATATAACGGCAAATCAGGAAATGGTCACAATCAAAGTTCAAGATAATGGCCAGGGGATTTCAGGTGACAGGCTTCCGTTTATTTTTGATATATTTTATCGGGCAGACGTATCTAGAAATTCTGCTACAGGGGGAAGCGGGCTTGGGCTTGCTATAGCCAAACGTATTATTGAAGAGCACGGCGGGCGGATCTGGGCGGAAAGCATAGAAGGAAAAGGGACAAACATCCTGTTTACATTAAAAAGAGTACAGGTAGAGAAAAGGGGGGAAGAGAATGGAGAGAATCCTCATTATTGA
- a CDS encoding O-antigen ligase family protein: protein MYKKDHYKKKIGKLEVGMILLYVLPPIGITWLMLMGLFQLYQVIRWRRPLDVTITVIFFLSLLISSVAASIQLHNLTYLTSVLFILGYLGFYFYVKLHGTIQFFRNWIWINIGGGLYIALLGWIQVLFHIGCSTDGIVGLITGTRLFGYDQLDRLFGSTYNPNFASFLLLYAVALLLVVWLYKIHQKKRKSDLLFIGCLVVLSTAIIETGSRTGFAAMVMLYLFFFFRLRLKKRFLGLIGFLTCTPLFMEWLPRSGSLGESMSDRKLIWETSLNIWRKHPVFGVTPNGFQDMYKELIGQYVAHPHNIVLYFFVSFGTVGGVAFLLLVVVLLYRLLLTLTANRIHKEFLDVFLFLIPVTLLTGLFDFPMFSPQTALVAVGVIGYWEYYSRLCSFGHSAWRQKEGTKVKDING, encoded by the coding sequence ATGTATAAGAAGGACCATTATAAGAAAAAAATTGGCAAGCTTGAAGTGGGGATGATTTTGCTGTATGTGTTACCACCTATTGGCATTACATGGCTCATGCTGATGGGTTTGTTCCAATTATACCAAGTAATCCGCTGGCGAAGGCCGCTTGATGTTACAATCACTGTTATCTTTTTCTTAAGTTTGCTCATTTCTTCTGTGGCGGCTTCCATTCAACTCCATAATTTAACGTATCTAACTTCTGTGCTTTTTATTTTGGGGTATCTAGGTTTTTACTTCTATGTAAAACTGCATGGAACCATACAGTTTTTTCGAAACTGGATATGGATTAACATCGGTGGAGGACTATATATTGCCTTATTAGGATGGATACAAGTATTGTTTCATATCGGATGTTCAACGGATGGAATAGTGGGCTTAATAACGGGTACAAGGTTATTTGGCTATGATCAGTTGGACCGTCTATTCGGAAGTACGTATAATCCGAATTTTGCTTCGTTTTTGCTGCTGTATGCTGTAGCCCTGTTATTAGTCGTATGGCTTTATAAAATCCATCAGAAAAAACGGAAAAGTGACCTACTATTCATAGGTTGTTTGGTTGTTTTATCTACAGCCATTATAGAAACAGGGTCACGTACCGGTTTTGCCGCGATGGTGATGTTATATCTCTTCTTTTTCTTCCGCCTTCGTTTGAAGAAGCGCTTTTTGGGGCTGATCGGATTTCTGACATGTACTCCGCTATTTATGGAATGGCTGCCGCGGAGTGGAAGCTTGGGAGAATCCATGAGTGATCGGAAATTGATCTGGGAAACAAGTTTGAACATATGGAGAAAACATCCTGTTTTTGGTGTTACACCAAACGGATTTCAAGATATGTATAAAGAACTGATTGGTCAGTATGTTGCTCACCCGCATAATATTGTTCTCTACTTTTTTGTGAGCTTTGGTACGGTGGGGGGCGTGGCATTTTTGCTGCTAGTTGTTGTTCTGTTGTACCGACTTTTATTAACGTTGACAGCCAATCGTATCCACAAAGAATTTTTAGATGTTTTTTTGTTTTTAATTCCCGTCACACTTCTGACCGGACTGTTCGATTTTCCTATGTTTTCACCACAAACAGCTCTAGTAGCTGTTGGGGTAATCGGGTACTGGGAGTATTATTCAAGGCTGTGCTCCTTTGGTCATTCAGCATGGAGACAGAAAGAAGGCACGAAGGTGAAAGACATAAACGGATAA
- a CDS encoding transglutaminase-like domain-containing protein, whose product MNRLLRSLFVGVIAWCLVISSGTVWASQGVSYTNSRDIVVQTTITVPKSQLANLSSYTIKGTLISGAEHPYANPYYYAGATKQVGIGSDNEKNFSYTISENVENQKITSDKTYTAVAKIKSSLVTYSISPKQVASTVAYPPEVKRYVVPSPQIESNHPLIVKKAKEIVKGETNPYLKVKKIFDFTNTYMEYTEKEAWGTAVQALQRRSGVCEDFSRLMVALLRAQNIPARTVAGYALGKDEKTVDLTKADYAHMWVEFYLPGYGWLPADPTVLDYDEHDKRVAAANFGMGNWYYIPEVIDQEGGISYEYYAREEAEDDGNLLDPIVVEKGEVKIKP is encoded by the coding sequence ATGAATCGGTTGTTACGAAGTTTATTTGTAGGAGTAATTGCCTGGTGTCTCGTAATAAGCTCTGGTACAGTCTGGGCAAGTCAGGGGGTCAGTTATACCAATTCGCGTGATATTGTGGTTCAAACTACGATTACCGTCCCCAAATCACAACTGGCTAATCTGAGCAGTTATACAATCAAAGGAACTCTCATAAGCGGGGCAGAACATCCGTATGCGAACCCCTATTATTATGCGGGCGCAACCAAGCAAGTAGGGATAGGATCAGATAACGAGAAGAATTTCTCTTATACGATCTCTGAAAATGTAGAAAATCAAAAAATAACAAGTGATAAAACGTATACAGCTGTGGCGAAAATAAAGTCCTCTCTCGTTACGTACAGTATCTCGCCAAAACAAGTAGCGAGCACAGTCGCATATCCCCCAGAAGTAAAACGATACGTAGTGCCAAGCCCCCAAATTGAAAGCAATCACCCATTAATCGTAAAAAAGGCAAAAGAGATTGTAAAGGGAGAAACCAATCCATATCTAAAAGTAAAGAAAATTTTTGATTTTACGAATACGTATATGGAGTATACGGAAAAAGAAGCATGGGGCACCGCAGTTCAAGCACTTCAAAGACGTTCCGGTGTGTGTGAAGATTTTTCTCGGCTGATGGTAGCTTTATTACGGGCACAAAATATTCCGGCACGTACAGTAGCTGGATATGCCTTGGGTAAGGATGAAAAAACTGTAGATTTAACGAAGGCAGACTATGCTCATATGTGGGTCGAATTTTATTTACCAGGATACGGCTGGCTTCCGGCTGATCCAACGGTTTTAGACTATGATGAGCATGATAAGCGGGTGGCTGCCGCAAACTTCGGGATGGGTAATTGGTATTATATCCCTGAAGTTATCGACCAGGAAGGAGGAATAAGCTACGAGTATTACGCGAGGGAAGAAGCGGAAGACGATGGAAATCTACTTGATCCAATCGTGGTAGAAAAAGGGGAAGTTAAAATTAAACCTTAA
- a CDS encoding response regulator transcription factor, which yields MERILIIEDERSIAELERDYFEINGYAVDIEQDGNSGLRRALTEEYNLIILDLMLPGIDGFEICKQIRGKKDIPILMVSARKEEIDKIKGLGFGADDYITKPFSPSELVARVKAHLSRYERLMGRREPVHDKITIRGIVIDKTARRVYINDNEVILTTKEFDLFTMLASHPNRVFSKEELFDRIWGFDSVGDNGTVSVHIRKVREKIEVDPSNPQYIETLWGAGYRFSV from the coding sequence ATGGAGAGAATCCTCATTATTGAAGATGAGCGCAGCATTGCTGAACTTGAGCGTGATTATTTTGAGATTAATGGCTATGCTGTTGACATTGAACAGGATGGAAATAGTGGTCTGAGGCGAGCGTTAACAGAAGAATACAATCTGATTATTCTTGACTTGATGCTGCCGGGTATAGATGGCTTTGAAATATGCAAACAGATTAGGGGTAAAAAGGATATCCCGATCCTTATGGTTTCCGCGAGAAAAGAAGAGATCGATAAAATCAAAGGATTGGGTTTTGGGGCAGATGATTACATCACGAAACCGTTTAGCCCCAGTGAGTTGGTCGCTAGAGTAAAGGCCCACCTTTCCCGGTATGAGCGGTTAATGGGAAGACGGGAACCGGTACACGACAAGATTACGATTAGAGGCATTGTGATTGATAAAACCGCAAGAAGGGTATACATCAATGATAACGAGGTGATTTTGACAACGAAGGAATTTGATTTATTTACGATGCTGGCATCCCATCCAAACCGTGTGTTTTCTAAAGAGGAGTTGTTTGACCGGATATGGGGCTTTGATTCTGTCGGAGACAATGGAACCGTAAGTGTACACATACGGAAGGTACGAGAAAAAATTGAAGTTGACCCTTCAAATCCTCAATATATTGAAACGCTTTGGGGAGCTGGCTATCGATTTAGTGTTTGA
- a CDS encoding sensor histidine kinase — protein MFRFTVWYIVSLLAVVLLIGIMMTGTVSYFLFKNTKQEMEAIQYKLQIASQEDKVNWQETLDELLYPDHANYFIEINDSTGKTVARSRGWEKDFNNEIQKTQRKWFKGLLWDDQDGLFFVDKKSWSQKNGQKGQMHIAVQLSNIENLLILIVKVLGLTTVVGALIGSFLIYHLTRRNMRPLLAITDAVDNMKHFPNLSKRIPVPEGPQELTNLSSTFNTMLQELERQFEREKGFIADASHELRTPLTALRGNLKLLKRRGKDNPEIFEKSIASMDEEGLRMQRLISQLLELARSDHVQTKKIKVNVATVIQDAVEETWQDSNGISLTCEVDERIFVLGDIDQLRQVTVILLENAKKYTNTGGSVKIFAQQKGDHVEVSVQDSGIGIPEEDIPKIFNRFYRVDKARSRKTGGTGLGLSIAKQLVELHNGAIDVQSVEGKGSIFTVYLTSASTSQ, from the coding sequence ATGTTTCGGTTTACTGTGTGGTATATCGTTAGTTTGCTTGCTGTTGTCCTCCTGATTGGCATCATGATGACGGGAACGGTCAGTTATTTTCTCTTTAAAAATACGAAACAGGAAATGGAGGCAATTCAGTATAAGCTACAGATAGCTTCCCAAGAGGATAAAGTGAATTGGCAGGAAACTCTGGATGAACTGCTTTACCCAGATCATGCTAATTATTTTATCGAAATAAATGACTCAACGGGAAAAACAGTAGCGCGTTCGCGAGGTTGGGAGAAGGATTTTAACAATGAGATCCAAAAAACCCAACGTAAGTGGTTTAAGGGATTATTGTGGGATGATCAGGACGGCTTGTTCTTTGTAGATAAGAAAAGTTGGAGTCAGAAAAACGGACAAAAGGGCCAAATGCATATTGCGGTCCAGCTTAGCAATATCGAAAATCTGCTTATCTTGATCGTGAAAGTACTAGGATTAACGACAGTAGTTGGCGCGCTTATCGGTTCTTTTTTGATCTATCATTTGACACGCCGCAACATGCGTCCGTTACTTGCCATTACGGATGCCGTTGATAACATGAAGCATTTCCCTAATCTGAGTAAACGGATTCCGGTGCCAGAAGGTCCGCAAGAATTAACGAATTTGTCTAGTACCTTTAATACAATGCTACAAGAACTAGAAAGGCAGTTTGAACGTGAAAAGGGGTTTATCGCAGATGCTTCCCATGAATTGCGGACTCCGCTTACTGCTTTGCGAGGCAATCTTAAGCTGTTAAAACGACGGGGAAAAGATAACCCTGAAATCTTTGAGAAATCTATTGCATCCATGGATGAAGAAGGACTTAGAATGCAACGGCTCATTTCTCAGCTGTTAGAATTAGCGCGTTCCGATCATGTACAGACCAAAAAAATAAAAGTGAATGTAGCAACCGTAATACAGGACGCTGTAGAGGAAACGTGGCAGGATAGCAATGGCATTTCCTTAACATGTGAGGTAGATGAGAGAATTTTTGTGCTGGGCGATATAGATCAACTTAGACAAGTAACCGTGATCTTACTTGAAAACGCGAAGAAATATACGAATACAGGGGGGAGTGTAAAAATATTCGCCCAACAGAAGGGTGATCATGTTGAAGTGAGTGTTCAAGATAGCGGCATAGGAATTCCTGAGGAAGATATACCGAAAATATTTAATCGATTTTATCGTGTAGATAAAGCACGCTCGCGGAAAACAGGCGGGACTGGTTTAGGATTATCGATTGCAAAGCAATTGGTGGAGCTGCACAATGGAGCGATTGACGTACAAAGTGTAGAAGGGAAGGGGAGTATATTTACTGTCTATCTTACGTCGGCTAGTACTTCTCAGTGA
- a CDS encoding DMT family transporter codes for MMNKSWIYVILTCLFELIWVFGFNTAETWWHWGLVIVFILFDFYTLPKACEAIPTGTVYAIFAGVGTVGTAIMDVFLFEGDFSVGKVLFMALLIAGIIGLKLADNKEVDKNMKGVA; via the coding sequence ATCATGAATAAATCCTGGATATATGTTATCTTAACGTGTCTTTTTGAATTGATTTGGGTTTTTGGTTTTAATACGGCCGAGACGTGGTGGCATTGGGGGCTGGTTATCGTTTTTATTCTCTTTGATTTTTATACGCTTCCTAAAGCATGCGAAGCAATTCCAACCGGAACGGTTTATGCCATTTTTGCGGGAGTAGGAACAGTAGGAACGGCTATTATGGACGTCTTTTTGTTTGAAGGAGATTTTAGCGTAGGAAAGGTTCTATTTATGGCACTTCTTATCGCGGGGATCATTGGTTTAAAGCTAGCTGATAATAAAGAGGTAGACAAAAATATGAAGGGAGTTGCTTAA
- a CDS encoding ABC transporter permease — protein sequence MSPLFANVINETQKIFLKKKTSVFLFLTAIFPIGMAFIFSLLQNKAGVTLFVGANFPLFILGIGVNFLFPLLIFMMASDIFAGEQGDHTLKIVLTRPITRFNVFLSKNVTVGLLLVIHLVLIFVVSVASGFVLGGTDNVLSSLWEEIKAYAVSFAPMLSLSFAAIFFAQFFKSASSALTTTIVIYLCAKVTPFVFPWLGKLLPFTYTDWYSLWLGHTVGMGNILQPFMYLLSYSILFFVGGFYLFDRKEL from the coding sequence ATGAGCCCTTTATTTGCAAACGTGATAAATGAAACACAAAAAATTTTTTTGAAAAAGAAAACGTCTGTTTTTCTTTTCTTGACAGCTATTTTTCCGATCGGCATGGCATTCATCTTTTCCCTTTTGCAAAATAAAGCAGGTGTTACGCTGTTTGTGGGCGCTAACTTCCCACTTTTTATTCTAGGAATAGGGGTTAACTTTCTATTTCCGCTGCTTATTTTCATGATGGCTTCCGATATATTTGCCGGTGAGCAGGGGGATCATACATTGAAAATTGTTTTGACCCGCCCTATTACAAGGTTTAACGTATTTCTCTCGAAGAATGTTACGGTCGGACTTTTACTTGTTATTCATTTAGTGCTTATCTTTGTAGTATCTGTTGCTTCAGGGTTTGTTTTGGGAGGGACAGATAACGTACTGTCAAGCTTATGGGAAGAAATAAAAGCGTATGCGGTATCTTTTGCCCCGATGCTTTCACTGTCTTTTGCTGCGATTTTCTTCGCGCAATTTTTTAAAAGCGCAAGCAGTGCACTAACGACTACGATTGTAATTTATCTATGCGCCAAGGTTACTCCTTTTGTTTTTCCATGGCTGGGGAAACTTTTGCCGTTCACGTATACAGATTGGTATTCGCTGTGGCTTGGACATACTGTCGGAATGGGTAACATACTCCAGCCATTTATGTATCTTCTTTCCTACAGTATACTATTTTTTGTTGGGGGATTTTATTTGTTTGACAGAAAAGAATTGTAG
- a CDS encoding C40 family peptidase yields MKLGGKDFKMKKQLKKAVVCLGISSLLPVAAFSAWADTVPATTIPAQHAVAKPVPKAAIVVPVHPAAPAVVAAKPKLNTQQQKAQILKLAQSLKGTRYLQGGSTPKGFDSSGYVNYLFTKNGVNIPRSTNSLFQKGKVVAKNALIAGDLVFFNTNRGKGVTDVGIYLGNNTFISVTTKRGVAITNLKDKYWASKFVGAKRIL; encoded by the coding sequence ATGAAATTAGGAGGTAAAGATTTTAAAATGAAAAAACAACTTAAAAAAGCAGTCGTCTGCCTTGGAATCTCGTCACTTTTACCAGTCGCAGCTTTTTCTGCATGGGCCGATACCGTTCCAGCGACAACAATCCCAGCACAACATGCTGTGGCAAAGCCAGTTCCAAAGGCTGCGATCGTAGTACCTGTTCACCCTGCAGCCCCAGCAGTTGTAGCTGCTAAACCTAAACTTAACACACAACAGCAAAAAGCCCAAATCTTAAAACTTGCACAATCACTCAAAGGAACACGCTACCTGCAGGGCGGTTCTACTCCTAAAGGGTTTGATTCTTCGGGTTATGTTAACTATTTATTTACAAAAAACGGCGTAAACATCCCTCGTTCAACTAATTCGTTATTTCAAAAAGGGAAAGTCGTTGCGAAAAACGCCCTGATAGCAGGCGATCTCGTCTTCTTCAATACAAATCGTGGTAAAGGTGTAACCGATGTCGGTATCTATCTTGGCAACAATACGTTCATCTCCGTTACAACGAAAAGAGGCGTAGCTATTACGAACTTAAAAGATAAGTATTGGGCATCAAAATTCGTCGGTGCAAAACGGATATTATAA
- a CDS encoding enoyl-ACP reductase FabI gives MNELMKGKKGLVLGVANENSIAWHIAKKLADEGAELAFTYQNEKTGKYVLPLFESIGSRFYEIMDITDPENTKMVMKKLDKHFKGELDFVVHSIAGGPQRGELSGKYIDTSREGFTQSMIISVYSLNVVLKETRHMLRGRNASVIAMSYYGSEKVVTNYNVMGVAKAALESSIRYLAADLGEEGIRVNGLSPGTIKTRAASGIGGFDELYDYTSKHAPLKRNVTTDEVANASLFLLSDLSSGITGDIVYVDAGYNLMGIDLHKEAEDVRTPVEISI, from the coding sequence ATGAACGAGTTGATGAAAGGGAAAAAAGGTCTTGTACTTGGCGTAGCAAACGAAAACAGCATTGCCTGGCACATCGCGAAAAAACTGGCAGATGAAGGGGCAGAGCTAGCTTTTACGTACCAAAATGAAAAAACGGGAAAGTACGTACTTCCACTTTTTGAATCAATCGGCAGTCGTTTTTATGAGATTATGGATATTACTGATCCAGAGAACACGAAAATGGTTATGAAAAAGCTGGACAAGCATTTTAAGGGAGAACTTGATTTTGTTGTCCATTCTATTGCAGGTGGTCCGCAGCGCGGCGAACTATCTGGAAAATATATTGACACATCAAGGGAAGGATTCACCCAATCGATGATTATAAGCGTGTATTCTTTGAATGTCGTATTAAAAGAAACACGTCATATGCTGCGGGGACGAAATGCTTCTGTGATTGCGATGTCGTATTATGGTTCGGAAAAAGTGGTGACGAACTACAATGTGATGGGCGTGGCTAAAGCAGCGCTTGAGAGCAGCATTCGCTACTTGGCAGCTGATCTTGGGGAAGAGGGAATTCGTGTGAATGGTCTGTCTCCAGGTACAATTAAAACCCGTGCGGCGAGCGGTATTGGGGGTTTTGATGAATTGTATGATTACACAAGCAAGCATGCTCCGCTGAAGCGGAACGTAACAACCGATGAGGTGGCGAACGCCTCCTTGTTTTTACTGAGCGATTTAAGCTCGGGCATTACGGGTGACATTGTGTATGTGGACGCTGGATATAACTTGATGGGAATTGATTTGCATAAAGAGGCGGAGGATGTGCGCACACCTGTAGAAATCAGTATATAA
- a CDS encoding response regulator transcription factor, which produces MEQLSILLVEDEENVAQFIQLELQFEGYYVEVASDGQQGLELSQQKEWDLILLDWMLPKLDGLEVCRRIRKLSEVPIIIVTARDYVGDKIAGLDTGADDYITKPFEIEELLARIRANVRRNKKEQASTNDGIVQIEDLLVDEKKRLVFRSGSQIELTQREFELLLFLMEHAGTVLTRERLLSNVWGFDFAGETNIVDVYIRYLRNKLDRDFTPKLIQTVRGVGYVLRPL; this is translated from the coding sequence ATGGAGCAACTGTCCATTTTGTTAGTGGAAGACGAAGAGAATGTCGCACAATTTATTCAGTTGGAATTACAATTTGAAGGATATTATGTGGAAGTGGCTTCTGATGGTCAGCAGGGCTTAGAGTTATCGCAGCAAAAAGAATGGGATTTGATCCTATTAGACTGGATGCTGCCAAAACTAGATGGGTTGGAAGTCTGCCGTCGAATTCGCAAACTCAGTGAGGTTCCCATTATTATCGTAACAGCCCGGGATTATGTAGGAGATAAAATTGCCGGCCTGGATACAGGCGCAGATGATTACATTACAAAGCCATTTGAAATTGAAGAACTTCTGGCTCGCATACGAGCAAACGTAAGACGGAATAAGAAGGAACAAGCTTCAACCAATGATGGGATAGTACAGATAGAAGATTTGCTTGTAGATGAAAAGAAACGATTGGTATTTCGTTCTGGCAGTCAAATTGAATTAACGCAACGAGAATTCGAGTTGCTGCTTTTCTTAATGGAACATGCAGGTACAGTATTAACAAGAGAACGGCTATTATCTAACGTTTGGGGCTTCGATTTTGCGGGTGAGACAAACATTGTAGATGTCTATATCCGCTATCTTCGCAATAAATTGGACCGGGACTTCACACCAAAGTTAATTCAAACGGTTCGAGGAGTTGGCTATGTGCTTCGTCCGTTATAA